In the genome of Chaetodon auriga isolate fChaAug3 chromosome 15, fChaAug3.hap1, whole genome shotgun sequence, one region contains:
- the bbx gene encoding HMG box transcription factor BBX isoform X2, whose amino-acid sequence MKMCAKRCGSTMKGGGRGKEPPVAGEVTCKRPKRKCLQWHPLLSKKALDFSEEEEEEDEEELEKPVLCGEEQGSQVQCGGTAEEVEEDSSEQRARRPMNAFLLFCKRHRSLVRQEHPRLDNRGATKILADWWAVLEPKEKQKYTDMAKEYKDAFMKANPGYKWCPTTSKPVKSPSCQPVSNPRKKVWSFSSNSAKDSTTAKKVPKTDSMPQLNFAMADPTKMGGLSMLLLAGEHALTNREIPSSTKPSLPDTAGEGSSFPGDEEEMLSGTIPNRVPDVTESRVKSAFSPLAESSLSTAPEGKPCRQSALFQLAEMCLASEAGKMDTVVSQPEHSSSTASLQPPTVKPEIKEEKADSDDCPPSSHTSALLPLLSSVTSTSTDAIPPQLSSQNARVKNKSKKKEVAKSSDNDEIPCSAKKIVKKCNHAESNVDSVFSTIDAVAKGAWKDTEEKPNKKIQSSHSGGNSSVSKKKSKPKVKTCVKDKEEEMEDDSGQCGQHSSFEVEMKEEVTDVSPKTEVEEATIGSTDLQGSTAEPPHSPHSPPPEKLKEEDKGKERSSDGTCESNTENRGSRKSERSCKGALYKTLVSEGMLTSLRANIDRGKRGAFRASDHDANWSDDSWTVSQMGPNNPKKLKKSKSKDESSHGLGKLEEEFERKFNSLPQYSPMTFDKKGTAVTKKKKTDSSTVQEEVCKAGKGPSPSQKKTSFHKIVRKHKHKKEKPGAVDKVVQSDSGMLDSASKAKSCAPVAIMCPDVQGSTSMEMLVGSQKRKARKTKITHLVRTADGSVSPVEEDKTRDLNQEQDKKPLPQQNLCNDKGCYSKPTEEEAERSTVPQELPAFFSLAALAEVAAMENVHRGQRGLAESQKKELAQTPVLISCADQ is encoded by the exons ATGAAAATGTGTGCTAAGAG gtGCGGTAGTACCATGAAGGGTGGAGGAAGGGGCAAGGAGCCACCTGTTGCAGGGGAGGTCACTTGCAAGCGCCCCAAACGCAAATGTCTGCAGTGGCACCCACTTCTCTCCAAAAAGGCTCTGGATTtctctgaggaggaagaagaggaggatgaagaggagctggagaag CCGGTGCTGTGTGGTGAGGAGCAGGGGTCGCAGGTGCAGTGTGGAGGCACAGCAGAAGAAGTAGAGGAGGACTCGAGTGAACAGCGGGCACGGCGGCCAATGAatgccttcctcctcttctgcaaACGCCACCGTTCCCTGGTGCGGCAGGAGCACCCTCGCCTGGACAACCGTGGGGCCACTAAGATCCTGGCTGACTGGTGGGCTGTGCTTGAgcccaaagagaagcagaaataCACTGACATGGCCAAGGAG TACAAGGATGCCTTTATGAAGGCAAATCCGGGCTACAAGTGGTGTCCCACCACCAGCAAACCAGTCAAAAGCCCTTCCTGCCAGCCAGTCAGCAACCCCCGCAAAAAAGTTTGGTCCTTCTCTTCCAACTCAGCCAAGGACTCCACCACTGCCAAAAAAGTGCCCAAAACTGACAGCATGCCACAGTTAAACTTTGCCATGGCAG ATCCTACAAAGATGGGAGGCCTTAGCATGCTGCTGTTAGCGGGGGAACATGCCCTCACAAACAGAGAG ATCCCCTCCAGCACTAAACCTAGTTTACCTGACACAGCTGGTGAAGGGAGCTCCTTTCCAggggatgaggaagag ATGTTGTCTGGGACAATACCGAACAGAGTGCCTGACGTTACTGAAAGCAGGGTCAAGTCTGCCTTTTCTCCACTGGCAGAG TCATCTCTCTCTACGGCACCTGAAGGAAAACCGTGCAGACAGTCTGCTCTCTTCCAGCTTGCTGAG ATGTGCTTGGCGTCTGAAGCTGGAAAGATGGACACCGTCGTATCTCAGCCTGAACACAGCTCCTCTACAGCCTCTCTCCAGCCACCTACAGTCAAGCCAGAGAtcaaggaggagaaagcagacagtgatgactgtcctccctcctctcacacatcagCCCTCCTACCTttgctctcctctgtcacttctACCTCCACTGACGCCATTCCCCCACAACTCAGCAGCCAAAATGCACGTGTCAAAaacaagagcaagaaaaaaGAGGTGGCCAAGTCAAGTGATAACGATGAGATCCCCTGTTCAGCAAAGAAGATCGTCAAGAAGTGTAACCATGCAGAATCAAACGTGGACAGTGTCTTCAGTACGATTGATGCAGTGGCCAAAGGGGCCTGGAAGGACACAGAAGAGAAGCCCAATAAGAAGATCCAGAGCAGTCATAGTGGTGGAAACTCTAGTGTGTCCAAAAAGAAGAGTAAGCCCAAAGTCAAGACCTgtgtcaaagacaaagaggaggagatggaagaCGACAGTGGGCAGTGTGGGCAGCACAGTTCCTTTGAGgtggagatgaaggaagaggTGACTGACGTTAGTCCCAAGACAGAAGTAGAAGAGGCAACTATAGGAAGCACAGACCTTCAGGGCAGCACGGCAGAacccccccactccccccaTAGCCCCCCACCTGAGAAGCTcaaggaggaggacaagggGAAGGAAAGGTCGAGTGATGGGACCTGTGAGTCCAACACAGAGAACCGTGGCTCCAGGAAATCAGAGCGGAGTTGCAAAGGCGCCTTATATAAAACCCTTGTTTCTGAGGGGATGCTGACTTCACTGAGAGCCAACATTGACCGAG GTAAAAGAGGTGCTTTCCGTGCTTCTGATCATGATGCAAACTGGAGTGACGACAGCTGGACGGTTTCTCAGATGGGACCTAATAACCCCAAGAAGCTGAAAAAGTCCAAGTCCAAAGATGAATCTTCACACGG CCTAGGAAAACTGGAGGAGGAGTTTGAAAGGAAGTTTAACAGCCTGCCACAGTATAGCCCAATGACATTTGATAAGAAGGGGACTGCTgtcacaaagaagaagaagactgacaGCTCCACTGTCCAAGAGGAAGTCTGCAAAGCTGGAAAAG GGCCATCTCCATCTCAGAAAAAGACTTCATTCCACAAGATTGTTaggaagcacaaacacaaaaaggagAAACCAGGTGCAGTGGACAAAG TGGTACAGAGTGATTCCGGCATGCTGGATTCAGCTTCAAAAGCCAAATCATGTGCCCCTGTTGCCATAATGTGCCCAGATGTGCAGGGCTCCACTAGTATGGAGATGCTAGTTGGTAGCCAGAAGAGGAAGGCGAGGAAGACCAAGATCACACACTTGGTGCGCACAGCTGATGGCAGTGTTTCTCCAGTGGAGG agGACAAAACTAGGGACCTGAACCAGGAACAGGATAAGAAGCCATTACCCCAACAGAATTTATGCAATGATAAAGGGTGCTACAGTAAACCcacagaagaggaagcagagaggagcactGTACCGCAAGAGCTACCTGCTTTCTTCAGCCTGGCAGCCCTCGCTGAAGTAGCTGCCATGGAAAACGTTCACAG AGGCCAGAGAGGCTTGGCTGAGAGTCAGAAGAAAGAGCTTGCCCAGACTCCAGTCCTCATCTCCTGCGCTGATCAGTGA
- the bbx gene encoding HMG box transcription factor BBX isoform X3: MKMCAKRCGSTMKGGGRGKEPPVAGEVTCKRPKRKCLQWHPLLSKKALDFSEEEEEEDEEELEKQPVLCGEEQGSQVQCGGTAEEVEEDSSEQRARRPMNAFLLFCKRHRSLVRQEHPRLDNRGATKILADWWAVLEPKEKQKYTDMAKEYKDAFMKANPGYKWCPTTSKPVKSPSCQPVSNPRKKVWSFSSNSAKDSTTAKKVPKTDSMPQLNFAMADPTKMGGLSMLLLAGEHALTNREIPSSTKPSLPDTAGEGSSFPGDEEEMLSGTIPNRVPDVTESRVKSAFSPLAESSLSTAPEGKPCRQSALFQLAEMCLASEAGKMDTVVSQPEHSSSTASLQPPTVKPEIKEEKADSDDCPPSSHTSALLPLLSSVTSTSTDAIPPQLSSQNARVKNKSKKKEVAKSSDNDEIPCSAKKIVKKCNHAESNVDSVFSTIDAVAKGAWKDTEEKPNKKIQSSHSGGNSSVSKKKSKPKVKTCVKDKEEEMEDDSGQCGQHSSFEVEMKEEVTDVSPKTEVEEATIGSTDLQGSTAEPPHSPHSPPPEKLKEEDKGKERSSDGTCESNTENRGSRKSERSCKGALYKTLVSEGMLTSLRANIDRGKRGAFRASDHDANWSDDSWTVSQMGPNNPKKLKKSKSKDESSHGLGKLEEEFERKFNSLPQYSPMTFDKKGTAVTKKKKTDSSTVQEEVCKAGKGPSPSQKKTSFHKIVRKHKHKKEKPVVQSDSGMLDSASKAKSCAPVAIMCPDVQGSTSMEMLVGSQKRKARKTKITHLVRTADGSVSPVEEDKTRDLNQEQDKKPLPQQNLCNDKGCYSKPTEEEAERSTVPQELPAFFSLAALAEVAAMENVHRGQRGLAESQKKELAQTPVLISCADQ; encoded by the exons ATGAAAATGTGTGCTAAGAG gtGCGGTAGTACCATGAAGGGTGGAGGAAGGGGCAAGGAGCCACCTGTTGCAGGGGAGGTCACTTGCAAGCGCCCCAAACGCAAATGTCTGCAGTGGCACCCACTTCTCTCCAAAAAGGCTCTGGATTtctctgaggaggaagaagaggaggatgaagaggagctggagaag CAGCCGGTGCTGTGTGGTGAGGAGCAGGGGTCGCAGGTGCAGTGTGGAGGCACAGCAGAAGAAGTAGAGGAGGACTCGAGTGAACAGCGGGCACGGCGGCCAATGAatgccttcctcctcttctgcaaACGCCACCGTTCCCTGGTGCGGCAGGAGCACCCTCGCCTGGACAACCGTGGGGCCACTAAGATCCTGGCTGACTGGTGGGCTGTGCTTGAgcccaaagagaagcagaaataCACTGACATGGCCAAGGAG TACAAGGATGCCTTTATGAAGGCAAATCCGGGCTACAAGTGGTGTCCCACCACCAGCAAACCAGTCAAAAGCCCTTCCTGCCAGCCAGTCAGCAACCCCCGCAAAAAAGTTTGGTCCTTCTCTTCCAACTCAGCCAAGGACTCCACCACTGCCAAAAAAGTGCCCAAAACTGACAGCATGCCACAGTTAAACTTTGCCATGGCAG ATCCTACAAAGATGGGAGGCCTTAGCATGCTGCTGTTAGCGGGGGAACATGCCCTCACAAACAGAGAG ATCCCCTCCAGCACTAAACCTAGTTTACCTGACACAGCTGGTGAAGGGAGCTCCTTTCCAggggatgaggaagag ATGTTGTCTGGGACAATACCGAACAGAGTGCCTGACGTTACTGAAAGCAGGGTCAAGTCTGCCTTTTCTCCACTGGCAGAG TCATCTCTCTCTACGGCACCTGAAGGAAAACCGTGCAGACAGTCTGCTCTCTTCCAGCTTGCTGAG ATGTGCTTGGCGTCTGAAGCTGGAAAGATGGACACCGTCGTATCTCAGCCTGAACACAGCTCCTCTACAGCCTCTCTCCAGCCACCTACAGTCAAGCCAGAGAtcaaggaggagaaagcagacagtgatgactgtcctccctcctctcacacatcagCCCTCCTACCTttgctctcctctgtcacttctACCTCCACTGACGCCATTCCCCCACAACTCAGCAGCCAAAATGCACGTGTCAAAaacaagagcaagaaaaaaGAGGTGGCCAAGTCAAGTGATAACGATGAGATCCCCTGTTCAGCAAAGAAGATCGTCAAGAAGTGTAACCATGCAGAATCAAACGTGGACAGTGTCTTCAGTACGATTGATGCAGTGGCCAAAGGGGCCTGGAAGGACACAGAAGAGAAGCCCAATAAGAAGATCCAGAGCAGTCATAGTGGTGGAAACTCTAGTGTGTCCAAAAAGAAGAGTAAGCCCAAAGTCAAGACCTgtgtcaaagacaaagaggaggagatggaagaCGACAGTGGGCAGTGTGGGCAGCACAGTTCCTTTGAGgtggagatgaaggaagaggTGACTGACGTTAGTCCCAAGACAGAAGTAGAAGAGGCAACTATAGGAAGCACAGACCTTCAGGGCAGCACGGCAGAacccccccactccccccaTAGCCCCCCACCTGAGAAGCTcaaggaggaggacaagggGAAGGAAAGGTCGAGTGATGGGACCTGTGAGTCCAACACAGAGAACCGTGGCTCCAGGAAATCAGAGCGGAGTTGCAAAGGCGCCTTATATAAAACCCTTGTTTCTGAGGGGATGCTGACTTCACTGAGAGCCAACATTGACCGAG GTAAAAGAGGTGCTTTCCGTGCTTCTGATCATGATGCAAACTGGAGTGACGACAGCTGGACGGTTTCTCAGATGGGACCTAATAACCCCAAGAAGCTGAAAAAGTCCAAGTCCAAAGATGAATCTTCACACGG CCTAGGAAAACTGGAGGAGGAGTTTGAAAGGAAGTTTAACAGCCTGCCACAGTATAGCCCAATGACATTTGATAAGAAGGGGACTGCTgtcacaaagaagaagaagactgacaGCTCCACTGTCCAAGAGGAAGTCTGCAAAGCTGGAAAAG GGCCATCTCCATCTCAGAAAAAGACTTCATTCCACAAGATTGTTaggaagcacaaacacaaaaaggagAAACCAG TGGTACAGAGTGATTCCGGCATGCTGGATTCAGCTTCAAAAGCCAAATCATGTGCCCCTGTTGCCATAATGTGCCCAGATGTGCAGGGCTCCACTAGTATGGAGATGCTAGTTGGTAGCCAGAAGAGGAAGGCGAGGAAGACCAAGATCACACACTTGGTGCGCACAGCTGATGGCAGTGTTTCTCCAGTGGAGG agGACAAAACTAGGGACCTGAACCAGGAACAGGATAAGAAGCCATTACCCCAACAGAATTTATGCAATGATAAAGGGTGCTACAGTAAACCcacagaagaggaagcagagaggagcactGTACCGCAAGAGCTACCTGCTTTCTTCAGCCTGGCAGCCCTCGCTGAAGTAGCTGCCATGGAAAACGTTCACAG AGGCCAGAGAGGCTTGGCTGAGAGTCAGAAGAAAGAGCTTGCCCAGACTCCAGTCCTCATCTCCTGCGCTGATCAGTGA
- the bbx gene encoding HMG box transcription factor BBX isoform X1, producing MKMCAKRCGSTMKGGGRGKEPPVAGEVTCKRPKRKCLQWHPLLSKKALDFSEEEEEEDEEELEKQPVLCGEEQGSQVQCGGTAEEVEEDSSEQRARRPMNAFLLFCKRHRSLVRQEHPRLDNRGATKILADWWAVLEPKEKQKYTDMAKEYKDAFMKANPGYKWCPTTSKPVKSPSCQPVSNPRKKVWSFSSNSAKDSTTAKKVPKTDSMPQLNFAMADPTKMGGLSMLLLAGEHALTNREIPSSTKPSLPDTAGEGSSFPGDEEEMLSGTIPNRVPDVTESRVKSAFSPLAESSLSTAPEGKPCRQSALFQLAEMCLASEAGKMDTVVSQPEHSSSTASLQPPTVKPEIKEEKADSDDCPPSSHTSALLPLLSSVTSTSTDAIPPQLSSQNARVKNKSKKKEVAKSSDNDEIPCSAKKIVKKCNHAESNVDSVFSTIDAVAKGAWKDTEEKPNKKIQSSHSGGNSSVSKKKSKPKVKTCVKDKEEEMEDDSGQCGQHSSFEVEMKEEVTDVSPKTEVEEATIGSTDLQGSTAEPPHSPHSPPPEKLKEEDKGKERSSDGTCESNTENRGSRKSERSCKGALYKTLVSEGMLTSLRANIDRGKRGAFRASDHDANWSDDSWTVSQMGPNNPKKLKKSKSKDESSHGLGKLEEEFERKFNSLPQYSPMTFDKKGTAVTKKKKTDSSTVQEEVCKAGKGPSPSQKKTSFHKIVRKHKHKKEKPGAVDKVVQSDSGMLDSASKAKSCAPVAIMCPDVQGSTSMEMLVGSQKRKARKTKITHLVRTADGSVSPVEEDKTRDLNQEQDKKPLPQQNLCNDKGCYSKPTEEEAERSTVPQELPAFFSLAALAEVAAMENVHRGQRGLAESQKKELAQTPVLISCADQ from the exons ATGAAAATGTGTGCTAAGAG gtGCGGTAGTACCATGAAGGGTGGAGGAAGGGGCAAGGAGCCACCTGTTGCAGGGGAGGTCACTTGCAAGCGCCCCAAACGCAAATGTCTGCAGTGGCACCCACTTCTCTCCAAAAAGGCTCTGGATTtctctgaggaggaagaagaggaggatgaagaggagctggagaag CAGCCGGTGCTGTGTGGTGAGGAGCAGGGGTCGCAGGTGCAGTGTGGAGGCACAGCAGAAGAAGTAGAGGAGGACTCGAGTGAACAGCGGGCACGGCGGCCAATGAatgccttcctcctcttctgcaaACGCCACCGTTCCCTGGTGCGGCAGGAGCACCCTCGCCTGGACAACCGTGGGGCCACTAAGATCCTGGCTGACTGGTGGGCTGTGCTTGAgcccaaagagaagcagaaataCACTGACATGGCCAAGGAG TACAAGGATGCCTTTATGAAGGCAAATCCGGGCTACAAGTGGTGTCCCACCACCAGCAAACCAGTCAAAAGCCCTTCCTGCCAGCCAGTCAGCAACCCCCGCAAAAAAGTTTGGTCCTTCTCTTCCAACTCAGCCAAGGACTCCACCACTGCCAAAAAAGTGCCCAAAACTGACAGCATGCCACAGTTAAACTTTGCCATGGCAG ATCCTACAAAGATGGGAGGCCTTAGCATGCTGCTGTTAGCGGGGGAACATGCCCTCACAAACAGAGAG ATCCCCTCCAGCACTAAACCTAGTTTACCTGACACAGCTGGTGAAGGGAGCTCCTTTCCAggggatgaggaagag ATGTTGTCTGGGACAATACCGAACAGAGTGCCTGACGTTACTGAAAGCAGGGTCAAGTCTGCCTTTTCTCCACTGGCAGAG TCATCTCTCTCTACGGCACCTGAAGGAAAACCGTGCAGACAGTCTGCTCTCTTCCAGCTTGCTGAG ATGTGCTTGGCGTCTGAAGCTGGAAAGATGGACACCGTCGTATCTCAGCCTGAACACAGCTCCTCTACAGCCTCTCTCCAGCCACCTACAGTCAAGCCAGAGAtcaaggaggagaaagcagacagtgatgactgtcctccctcctctcacacatcagCCCTCCTACCTttgctctcctctgtcacttctACCTCCACTGACGCCATTCCCCCACAACTCAGCAGCCAAAATGCACGTGTCAAAaacaagagcaagaaaaaaGAGGTGGCCAAGTCAAGTGATAACGATGAGATCCCCTGTTCAGCAAAGAAGATCGTCAAGAAGTGTAACCATGCAGAATCAAACGTGGACAGTGTCTTCAGTACGATTGATGCAGTGGCCAAAGGGGCCTGGAAGGACACAGAAGAGAAGCCCAATAAGAAGATCCAGAGCAGTCATAGTGGTGGAAACTCTAGTGTGTCCAAAAAGAAGAGTAAGCCCAAAGTCAAGACCTgtgtcaaagacaaagaggaggagatggaagaCGACAGTGGGCAGTGTGGGCAGCACAGTTCCTTTGAGgtggagatgaaggaagaggTGACTGACGTTAGTCCCAAGACAGAAGTAGAAGAGGCAACTATAGGAAGCACAGACCTTCAGGGCAGCACGGCAGAacccccccactccccccaTAGCCCCCCACCTGAGAAGCTcaaggaggaggacaagggGAAGGAAAGGTCGAGTGATGGGACCTGTGAGTCCAACACAGAGAACCGTGGCTCCAGGAAATCAGAGCGGAGTTGCAAAGGCGCCTTATATAAAACCCTTGTTTCTGAGGGGATGCTGACTTCACTGAGAGCCAACATTGACCGAG GTAAAAGAGGTGCTTTCCGTGCTTCTGATCATGATGCAAACTGGAGTGACGACAGCTGGACGGTTTCTCAGATGGGACCTAATAACCCCAAGAAGCTGAAAAAGTCCAAGTCCAAAGATGAATCTTCACACGG CCTAGGAAAACTGGAGGAGGAGTTTGAAAGGAAGTTTAACAGCCTGCCACAGTATAGCCCAATGACATTTGATAAGAAGGGGACTGCTgtcacaaagaagaagaagactgacaGCTCCACTGTCCAAGAGGAAGTCTGCAAAGCTGGAAAAG GGCCATCTCCATCTCAGAAAAAGACTTCATTCCACAAGATTGTTaggaagcacaaacacaaaaaggagAAACCAGGTGCAGTGGACAAAG TGGTACAGAGTGATTCCGGCATGCTGGATTCAGCTTCAAAAGCCAAATCATGTGCCCCTGTTGCCATAATGTGCCCAGATGTGCAGGGCTCCACTAGTATGGAGATGCTAGTTGGTAGCCAGAAGAGGAAGGCGAGGAAGACCAAGATCACACACTTGGTGCGCACAGCTGATGGCAGTGTTTCTCCAGTGGAGG agGACAAAACTAGGGACCTGAACCAGGAACAGGATAAGAAGCCATTACCCCAACAGAATTTATGCAATGATAAAGGGTGCTACAGTAAACCcacagaagaggaagcagagaggagcactGTACCGCAAGAGCTACCTGCTTTCTTCAGCCTGGCAGCCCTCGCTGAAGTAGCTGCCATGGAAAACGTTCACAG AGGCCAGAGAGGCTTGGCTGAGAGTCAGAAGAAAGAGCTTGCCCAGACTCCAGTCCTCATCTCCTGCGCTGATCAGTGA
- the bbx gene encoding HMG box transcription factor BBX isoform X6, translated as MKMCAKRCGSTMKGGGRGKEPPVAGEVTCKRPKRKCLQWHPLLSKKALDFSEEEEEEDEEELEKQPVLCGEEQGSQVQCGGTAEEVEEDSSEQRARRPMNAFLLFCKRHRSLVRQEHPRLDNRGATKILADWWAVLEPKEKQKYTDMAKEYKDAFMKANPGYKWCPTTSKPVKSPSCQPVSNPRKKVWSFSSNSAKDSTTAKKVPKTDSMPQLNFAMADPTKMGGLSMLLLAGEHALTNREIPSSTKPSLPDTAGEGSSFPGDEEEMLSGTIPNRVPDVTESRVKSAFSPLAESSLSTAPEGKPCRQSALFQLAEMCLASEAGKMDTVVSQPEHSSSTASLQPPTVKPEIKEEKADSDDCPPSSHTSALLPLLSSVTSTSTDAIPPQLSSQNARVKNKSKKKEVAKSSDNDEIPCSAKKIVKKCNHAESNVDSVFSTIDAVAKGAWKDTEEKPNKKIQSSHSGGNSSVSKKKSKPKVKTCVKDKEEEMEDDSGQCGQHSSFEVEMKEEVTDVSPKTEVEEATIGSTDLQGSTAEPPHSPHSPPPEKLKEEDKGKERSSDGTCESNTENRGSRKSERSCKGALYKTLVSEGMLTSLRANIDRGKRGAFRASDHDANWSDDSWTVSQMGPNNPKKLKKSKSKDESSHGLGKLEEEFERKFNSLPQYSPMTFDKKGTAVTKKKKTDSSTVQEEVCKAGKVVQSDSGMLDSASKAKSCAPVAIMCPDVQGSTSMEMLVGSQKRKARKTKITHLVRTADGSVSPVEEDKTRDLNQEQDKKPLPQQNLCNDKGCYSKPTEEEAERSTVPQELPAFFSLAALAEVAAMENVHRGQRGLAESQKKELAQTPVLISCADQ; from the exons ATGAAAATGTGTGCTAAGAG gtGCGGTAGTACCATGAAGGGTGGAGGAAGGGGCAAGGAGCCACCTGTTGCAGGGGAGGTCACTTGCAAGCGCCCCAAACGCAAATGTCTGCAGTGGCACCCACTTCTCTCCAAAAAGGCTCTGGATTtctctgaggaggaagaagaggaggatgaagaggagctggagaag CAGCCGGTGCTGTGTGGTGAGGAGCAGGGGTCGCAGGTGCAGTGTGGAGGCACAGCAGAAGAAGTAGAGGAGGACTCGAGTGAACAGCGGGCACGGCGGCCAATGAatgccttcctcctcttctgcaaACGCCACCGTTCCCTGGTGCGGCAGGAGCACCCTCGCCTGGACAACCGTGGGGCCACTAAGATCCTGGCTGACTGGTGGGCTGTGCTTGAgcccaaagagaagcagaaataCACTGACATGGCCAAGGAG TACAAGGATGCCTTTATGAAGGCAAATCCGGGCTACAAGTGGTGTCCCACCACCAGCAAACCAGTCAAAAGCCCTTCCTGCCAGCCAGTCAGCAACCCCCGCAAAAAAGTTTGGTCCTTCTCTTCCAACTCAGCCAAGGACTCCACCACTGCCAAAAAAGTGCCCAAAACTGACAGCATGCCACAGTTAAACTTTGCCATGGCAG ATCCTACAAAGATGGGAGGCCTTAGCATGCTGCTGTTAGCGGGGGAACATGCCCTCACAAACAGAGAG ATCCCCTCCAGCACTAAACCTAGTTTACCTGACACAGCTGGTGAAGGGAGCTCCTTTCCAggggatgaggaagag ATGTTGTCTGGGACAATACCGAACAGAGTGCCTGACGTTACTGAAAGCAGGGTCAAGTCTGCCTTTTCTCCACTGGCAGAG TCATCTCTCTCTACGGCACCTGAAGGAAAACCGTGCAGACAGTCTGCTCTCTTCCAGCTTGCTGAG ATGTGCTTGGCGTCTGAAGCTGGAAAGATGGACACCGTCGTATCTCAGCCTGAACACAGCTCCTCTACAGCCTCTCTCCAGCCACCTACAGTCAAGCCAGAGAtcaaggaggagaaagcagacagtgatgactgtcctccctcctctcacacatcagCCCTCCTACCTttgctctcctctgtcacttctACCTCCACTGACGCCATTCCCCCACAACTCAGCAGCCAAAATGCACGTGTCAAAaacaagagcaagaaaaaaGAGGTGGCCAAGTCAAGTGATAACGATGAGATCCCCTGTTCAGCAAAGAAGATCGTCAAGAAGTGTAACCATGCAGAATCAAACGTGGACAGTGTCTTCAGTACGATTGATGCAGTGGCCAAAGGGGCCTGGAAGGACACAGAAGAGAAGCCCAATAAGAAGATCCAGAGCAGTCATAGTGGTGGAAACTCTAGTGTGTCCAAAAAGAAGAGTAAGCCCAAAGTCAAGACCTgtgtcaaagacaaagaggaggagatggaagaCGACAGTGGGCAGTGTGGGCAGCACAGTTCCTTTGAGgtggagatgaaggaagaggTGACTGACGTTAGTCCCAAGACAGAAGTAGAAGAGGCAACTATAGGAAGCACAGACCTTCAGGGCAGCACGGCAGAacccccccactccccccaTAGCCCCCCACCTGAGAAGCTcaaggaggaggacaagggGAAGGAAAGGTCGAGTGATGGGACCTGTGAGTCCAACACAGAGAACCGTGGCTCCAGGAAATCAGAGCGGAGTTGCAAAGGCGCCTTATATAAAACCCTTGTTTCTGAGGGGATGCTGACTTCACTGAGAGCCAACATTGACCGAG GTAAAAGAGGTGCTTTCCGTGCTTCTGATCATGATGCAAACTGGAGTGACGACAGCTGGACGGTTTCTCAGATGGGACCTAATAACCCCAAGAAGCTGAAAAAGTCCAAGTCCAAAGATGAATCTTCACACGG CCTAGGAAAACTGGAGGAGGAGTTTGAAAGGAAGTTTAACAGCCTGCCACAGTATAGCCCAATGACATTTGATAAGAAGGGGACTGCTgtcacaaagaagaagaagactgacaGCTCCACTGTCCAAGAGGAAGTCTGCAAAGCTGGAAAAG TGGTACAGAGTGATTCCGGCATGCTGGATTCAGCTTCAAAAGCCAAATCATGTGCCCCTGTTGCCATAATGTGCCCAGATGTGCAGGGCTCCACTAGTATGGAGATGCTAGTTGGTAGCCAGAAGAGGAAGGCGAGGAAGACCAAGATCACACACTTGGTGCGCACAGCTGATGGCAGTGTTTCTCCAGTGGAGG agGACAAAACTAGGGACCTGAACCAGGAACAGGATAAGAAGCCATTACCCCAACAGAATTTATGCAATGATAAAGGGTGCTACAGTAAACCcacagaagaggaagcagagaggagcactGTACCGCAAGAGCTACCTGCTTTCTTCAGCCTGGCAGCCCTCGCTGAAGTAGCTGCCATGGAAAACGTTCACAG AGGCCAGAGAGGCTTGGCTGAGAGTCAGAAGAAAGAGCTTGCCCAGACTCCAGTCCTCATCTCCTGCGCTGATCAGTGA